The proteins below are encoded in one region of Metallibacterium scheffleri:
- the minD gene encoding septum site-determining protein MinD, whose protein sequence is MTETIVVTSGKGGVGKTTTSASLATGLAMQGKKVAVIDFDVGLRNLDLIMGCERRVVYDFVNVIHQEATLKQSLIRDKRHDNLYVLAASQTRDKEALTQDGVGRVLDELKADGFDYIVCDSPAGIEKGAFLAMYFADRALVVVNPEVSSVRDSDRILGLLSSKTRHAESGKGGVPAHLLLTRYNPERVGSGQMLSISDVEEVLGLPVLGVIPEHDSVLSASNQGVPVILDATSNAGQAYVDAIARLLGEERPMRFTEAAKKGLFKRMFGS, encoded by the coding sequence TTGACCGAGACCATCGTCGTCACCTCCGGCAAAGGAGGTGTAGGCAAGACCACGACCAGCGCTTCGCTGGCCACAGGCCTCGCCATGCAAGGCAAGAAAGTCGCGGTCATCGATTTCGACGTGGGCCTGCGCAACCTCGACTTGATCATGGGCTGCGAGCGGCGCGTGGTGTATGACTTCGTCAACGTCATCCACCAGGAAGCCACGCTCAAGCAATCGCTGATCCGCGACAAGCGCCACGACAACCTGTACGTGCTGGCGGCCTCGCAGACACGCGACAAGGAGGCGCTGACCCAGGATGGCGTGGGCCGCGTGCTCGATGAACTCAAGGCCGACGGTTTCGACTACATCGTCTGCGATTCACCGGCCGGCATCGAGAAAGGCGCGTTCCTGGCCATGTACTTCGCCGATCGCGCGCTGGTGGTGGTCAACCCCGAGGTGTCCAGCGTGCGCGACTCCGACCGCATTCTCGGCCTGCTGTCCAGCAAGACCCGCCACGCCGAATCCGGCAAGGGCGGCGTGCCCGCGCACCTGCTGCTGACGCGCTACAACCCCGAACGCGTCGGCAGCGGGCAGATGCTCAGCATTAGCGATGTCGAGGAAGTGCTGGGCCTGCCGGTGCTGGGCGTGATCCCCGAGCACGACAGCGTGCTCAGCGCCTCCAACCAGGGCGTGCCGGTGATCCTCGACGCGACCTCCAACGCCGGCCAGGCCTATGTCGATGCCATCGCGCGGCTGCTCGGCGAGGAACGCCCGATGCGCTTCACCGAGGCGGCGAAAAAGGGCCTGTTCAAGCGGATGTTCGGGAGTTGA
- the minC gene encoding septum site-determining protein MinC, whose protein sequence is MAAKSVTDSVCDLRFGQVGIANVRVTGNNPAALQAALAERVHKAPQLFARAAVVLDLGHLQEDIDRDACAALLDAVRAAGMLPVALAYGTRHIEALAQALDLPLIAKFRAAYEPALADTAAAPAPEPAPMPRRARAAEAEAAPAAVSPAAASAPTLHHAQAVRSGQQVYAEARDLVVTANVAAGAEVISDGSIHIYGSLRGRALAGAGGNEQARIYCQSFHADLVSIAGRYRNFEEIPDDLEGRAVQCWLEGEKLLIARLDH, encoded by the coding sequence ATGGCGGCCAAATCCGTGACCGACAGCGTGTGCGATCTGCGCTTCGGCCAGGTCGGCATCGCCAACGTGCGCGTCACCGGCAACAATCCTGCCGCGTTGCAGGCGGCACTCGCCGAACGCGTGCACAAGGCGCCGCAATTGTTCGCGCGCGCCGCAGTGGTGCTGGATCTGGGGCATTTGCAGGAAGACATCGACCGCGACGCCTGCGCCGCCCTGCTCGACGCGGTACGCGCCGCCGGCATGCTGCCGGTGGCACTGGCCTACGGCACCCGCCACATCGAGGCACTGGCACAGGCGCTGGACCTGCCGCTGATCGCCAAGTTCCGTGCCGCCTACGAACCCGCGCTGGCTGACACCGCTGCGGCGCCAGCGCCCGAACCCGCGCCGATGCCGCGCCGCGCCCGCGCGGCTGAAGCCGAAGCCGCGCCAGCCGCCGTCAGCCCTGCCGCCGCCAGCGCCCCGACCCTGCACCACGCCCAGGCGGTGCGCTCGGGTCAGCAGGTGTACGCCGAGGCGCGCGATCTGGTGGTCACCGCCAACGTCGCCGCCGGCGCCGAGGTGATCAGCGACGGCAGCATCCACATCTACGGCAGCCTGCGTGGCCGCGCCCTCGCCGGCGCTGGCGGCAACGAACAGGCGCGCATCTACTGCCAGTCCTTCCACGCCGATCTGGTGTCCATCGCCGGCCGCTACCGCAATTTCGAGGAAATTCCCGATGACCTCGAGGGCCGCGCTGTGCAATGCTGGCTGGAGGGGGAAAAATTGCTGATTGCACGCCTGGACCACTAG
- a CDS encoding GNAT family N-acetyltransferase — protein MNLALREACENDLDAVLAINNAAGPGILPLDGEHLRRLYANADYFRIAEVDGHAAGFLLAFREHAAHDSPNFNWFAERHPAFVYIDRVVIAGNMRGHGLGRVFYADVHSYAEVRVPLLTCEVFLEPPNDAVVLFHGTYGFRELGQQVMPDIGRRVSLLGKELCSFAFVRDTYLAQGGLPDLPWLRSRDVPARAPRRAAAQA, from the coding sequence ATGAATCTGGCGCTGCGCGAGGCCTGCGAGAACGATCTGGACGCCGTGCTGGCGATCAACAACGCGGCCGGCCCCGGGATCCTGCCACTCGACGGCGAGCACCTGCGGCGCTTGTACGCCAACGCCGATTATTTCCGCATCGCCGAGGTCGATGGCCACGCCGCCGGATTTCTGCTCGCCTTCCGCGAGCACGCCGCGCACGACAGCCCCAACTTTAACTGGTTCGCCGAACGCCATCCCGCGTTCGTCTATATCGACCGCGTGGTGATCGCCGGCAACATGCGTGGCCATGGTCTCGGCCGCGTGTTCTACGCTGATGTGCACAGCTACGCCGAGGTACGTGTGCCGCTGCTGACCTGCGAGGTATTCCTCGAGCCGCCCAACGACGCGGTGGTGCTGTTCCATGGCACCTATGGCTTCCGCGAACTCGGCCAGCAGGTGATGCCGGACATCGGGCGCCGCGTCAGCCTGCTGGGCAAGGAACTGTGCAGTTTCGCGTTCGTGCGCGATACGTATCTGGCGCAAGGCGGCCTGCCCGATCTGCCCTGGCTACGCAGCCGCGACGTGCCGGCACGCGCCCCGCGCCGCGCCGCGGCACAGGCCTGA
- a CDS encoding sensor histidine kinase: MRWPAVNHTRLLRYTGLFTYLCTGIPLLRVDWTLERVSAFSHPDIGLGLLLLCYVVFGIVYWLLTRRLGSRRHPVLKILGLGVLTATAIGVGWFSHSGLSALLLVVVAVALPWTLPLPIGIAWLVLQNMALIPVFAGFPGFGWGTATLQAALYLGFATLMFVTSMVARQQDDAREEQRRLNSELRATRVLLAESSRIGERMRIARELHDLLGHHLTALTLNLEVASHRVAPAEVGPVRQAQAIARQLLGDVREVVSELRQGEALDLSQALRSLIEGVPTVQVHLDLPPAFSVDEPQRAQVMLRTVQEILTNTARHSGARNLWLSFSRTEAGELKLDARDDGRGAGTIRPGNGLNGMRERLAAAGGRLLISAAPGHGFALTAWLPMEKIA, encoded by the coding sequence ATGCGCTGGCCTGCCGTCAATCACACCCGTCTGCTGCGTTACACGGGGCTGTTCACCTACTTGTGCACGGGCATTCCGCTACTGCGCGTGGATTGGACGCTGGAGCGCGTCAGTGCGTTCAGTCACCCCGATATCGGCCTGGGGTTGCTGCTGCTGTGCTACGTGGTGTTCGGCATCGTGTACTGGCTGCTGACACGGCGCCTGGGTTCGCGCCGCCATCCGGTACTGAAGATTCTCGGCCTCGGCGTGCTGACCGCGACCGCCATCGGTGTGGGCTGGTTCAGCCACAGCGGCCTGTCGGCGCTGCTGCTGGTCGTGGTGGCGGTGGCATTGCCATGGACCTTGCCGCTGCCGATCGGTATCGCCTGGCTGGTGCTGCAGAACATGGCACTGATCCCGGTGTTTGCCGGTTTTCCCGGTTTCGGCTGGGGTACGGCGACGCTGCAGGCAGCGTTGTACCTCGGTTTCGCCACGCTGATGTTCGTCACCTCGATGGTGGCGCGGCAACAGGACGATGCGCGCGAGGAGCAGCGCCGGCTCAATTCCGAACTGCGCGCCACGCGCGTGCTGCTGGCCGAATCCAGCCGCATCGGCGAGCGCATGCGCATCGCACGCGAGCTGCACGATCTGCTCGGCCACCATCTCACCGCGCTGACGCTGAATCTGGAGGTGGCCAGCCACCGCGTGGCGCCGGCGGAAGTCGGCCCGGTGCGCCAGGCGCAAGCCATCGCCAGGCAGTTGCTGGGCGATGTGCGCGAAGTGGTCAGCGAGCTGCGCCAGGGCGAGGCGCTGGACCTGAGCCAAGCGTTGCGCAGCCTGATCGAGGGGGTGCCCACGGTGCAGGTACATCTGGACCTGCCGCCCGCGTTCAGCGTGGATGAGCCGCAACGCGCGCAGGTGATGTTGCGCACGGTGCAGGAAATCCTGACCAACACCGCGCGCCATTCCGGCGCGCGCAATCTGTGGCTGAGTTTCAGCCGCACCGAGGCCGGCGAATTGAAGCTGGATGCGCGCGACGATGGCCGCGGTGCGGGTACGATTCGACCCGGCAACGGCCTCAATGGCATGCGCGAGCGCCTGGCCGCGGCCGGCGGCCGGCTGCTGATCAGTGCCGCGCCCGGACATGGATTCGCGCTTACGGCGTGGTTGCCTATGGAGAAAATCGCATGA
- a CDS encoding response regulator, whose product MINVCLVDDQTLVRQGIRSLLDLADDIRVVAECGDGAQALETIPKLRPDVVLLDMRMPGMNGIEVLQALAARNALPPTVILTTFDDDQLVLAGLKAGARGYLLKDVSLEQLVEAVRTVAAGGSLVSPVVTQRLKAGIERMGTQFQSLEQPDPLTERETEILRLMAGGYSNKEIANSLAVAEGTVKNHVSNILSKLGVRDRTRAVLKALELGIV is encoded by the coding sequence ATGATCAACGTGTGCCTGGTGGACGATCAGACCCTGGTGCGCCAAGGCATTCGCTCGCTGCTGGATCTGGCTGATGACATCCGCGTGGTGGCCGAATGCGGCGATGGCGCGCAGGCGCTGGAAACCATCCCCAAGCTGCGCCCGGACGTGGTGCTGCTGGACATGCGCATGCCGGGCATGAACGGCATCGAGGTACTGCAGGCGCTGGCCGCCAGGAATGCGCTGCCGCCGACCGTGATCCTGACTACGTTCGATGACGATCAACTGGTGCTGGCCGGGCTCAAGGCCGGCGCGCGCGGCTATCTGCTCAAGGACGTGTCGCTGGAGCAACTGGTCGAGGCGGTGCGCACGGTGGCCGCGGGCGGCTCGCTGGTGTCGCCGGTGGTGACGCAGCGCCTCAAGGCCGGGATCGAGCGCATGGGCACGCAGTTCCAGAGCCTGGAGCAGCCCGATCCGCTGACCGAGCGCGAAACCGAGATCCTGCGCCTGATGGCCGGCGGCTACAGCAACAAGGAAATCGCCAACTCGCTGGCCGTGGCCGAGGGCACGGTGAAAAATCACGTGTCCAACATCCTGTCCAAGCTGGGCGTGCGCGACCGCACGCGCGCGGTGCTCAAGGCGCTGGAGCTGGGCATCGTCTGA
- a CDS encoding ABC transporter ATP-binding protein, whose protein sequence is MRKRPVRGAQRAPGNMIEAESLQRSFGARCAVQGLSLSVRPGQILGLLGPNGAGKTTTLRMLAGVLAPDVGRARIGGHDVQRQALAARRVLGYLPEGAPLYAEMSVHALLMFVARVRGLRRAHLAQRYTHVVQALELENLLGQTIGTLSKGQRRRVGLAQAILHDPPALILDEPTDGLDPNQQASVRKLLRGLARERAIIVSTHLLEDVPQLCNRLALLVQGRLLTDTTPAEFVARSRYRGAVSFTAPAAGPVRAALGLLPEVDTVEIDALSGRVTVLPKPGRELLPRVQALLASYQVQPRELVLEGGRMDDVFRSMTETDAVESSP, encoded by the coding sequence ATGCGGAAGCGTCCTGTGCGTGGCGCGCAGCGCGCGCCTGGCAACATGATCGAAGCCGAATCCCTACAACGCAGTTTTGGCGCGCGCTGCGCCGTGCAGGGACTGAGCCTGAGCGTGCGTCCGGGACAGATCCTCGGCTTGCTCGGCCCCAATGGCGCCGGCAAGACCACCACGTTGCGCATGCTTGCGGGCGTGCTCGCGCCGGATGTCGGCCGTGCGCGCATTGGCGGCCACGACGTGCAGCGTCAGGCACTGGCGGCACGGCGCGTGCTGGGCTATCTGCCCGAGGGTGCGCCGTTGTACGCGGAAATGAGCGTGCATGCGCTGCTGATGTTCGTGGCGCGTGTGCGCGGCCTGCGCCGCGCGCACCTGGCACAGCGCTACACGCACGTAGTGCAGGCGCTGGAACTGGAGAACCTGCTGGGGCAGACCATCGGCACGCTGTCCAAGGGTCAGCGGCGCCGGGTCGGACTGGCGCAAGCCATCCTGCACGATCCGCCGGCGCTGATCCTCGACGAACCCACCGACGGTCTGGACCCCAACCAGCAGGCCAGTGTGCGCAAACTGTTGCGCGGTCTGGCACGCGAGCGCGCGATCATCGTTTCCACGCATCTGCTCGAAGACGTGCCGCAGTTGTGCAATCGCCTCGCGCTGCTGGTACAGGGGCGCCTGTTGACCGACACCACGCCGGCCGAGTTCGTGGCGCGTTCGCGCTATCGTGGCGCAGTGAGTTTCACCGCGCCGGCCGCCGGCCCGGTACGTGCCGCGCTGGGTCTGTTGCCCGAGGTCGATACGGTCGAGATCGACGCGCTGAGCGGACGCGTCACCGTGCTGCCCAAACCCGGGCGTGAACTGTTGCCCAGGGTGCAGGCCCTGCTGGCCAGTTACCAGGTGCAGCCGCGTGAACTGGTGCTGGAAGGCGGACGCATGGACGACGTGTTCCGCAGCATGACCGAAACCGACGCCGTCGAGTCCTCGCCATGA
- a CDS encoding ABC transporter permease — protein MRGLRAVLGRELHAYWTTPVAWLFLIAFLLLAGVCTFFLGDFFPRGQADLTAFFIFVPWLLLVLVPAASMRLWAEERRGGTFELLLTLPLTPLAAMLGKFLAAWLFVALALMLTFPLWLTVNYLGHPDNGAILAAYLGSMLLGGALLAVGACLSAATRNQVVAFVLSLLVGLAYMLSGAPQVQDALAPQLPSGVLQTLLEFSMLAHFQHIARGVLDLGDVLFFVVTIAVWLGAGALLLKHIEAD, from the coding sequence ATGAGGGGCCTGCGCGCGGTGCTGGGACGCGAGCTGCATGCGTATTGGACCACCCCGGTGGCGTGGCTGTTCCTCATCGCGTTCCTGCTGCTGGCCGGCGTGTGCACTTTTTTCCTGGGTGATTTTTTCCCGCGCGGGCAAGCCGATCTGACCGCGTTTTTCATCTTCGTGCCGTGGCTGCTGCTGGTGCTGGTGCCCGCGGCGAGCATGCGCCTGTGGGCCGAGGAGCGCCGTGGCGGCACGTTCGAGTTGTTGCTGACACTGCCGCTGACTCCGCTGGCGGCGATGCTGGGCAAGTTTCTGGCGGCGTGGCTGTTCGTGGCGCTGGCGCTGATGCTGACCTTTCCGCTGTGGCTGACGGTGAACTACCTCGGCCATCCGGACAACGGTGCCATCCTGGCGGCCTATCTGGGCAGCATGCTGCTGGGTGGCGCGCTGCTGGCGGTGGGCGCCTGCCTGTCGGCGGCGACGCGCAACCAGGTCGTGGCCTTCGTGCTCAGCTTGCTGGTGGGGCTGGCCTACATGCTCAGCGGCGCGCCGCAGGTGCAGGATGCGCTGGCGCCGCAGTTGCCGTCAGGCGTGCTGCAAACGCTGCTTGAGTTCAGCATGCTGGCGCATTTTCAGCATATCGCGCGTGGCGTGCTGGACCTGGGCGATGTGCTGTTTTTCGTGGTCACCATCGCGGTCTGGCTGGGCGCCGGCGCCCTGCTGCTGAAACACATCGAGGCCGACTGA
- a CDS encoding Gldg family protein: MRVVASTRVLRLVLALLALAVLYVAVVQIGTRLLDGVQIDLTQDHIYTLAPGTRDIARSPREPVQLTLYFSRHSARDLPQLRAYAQRVQTLLREVARVSQGRVRLALVDPRPYSAAEDRALAAGLSALPVGPEGQRVIFGLVGTNATTGIADIPFLQPDKEAFLEYDVARLIHELVTPQRPVVGLISGLPVEGEPATGMEAPGLPPWTAFQQLGQLFRVQPLDGRTLTAIPADVRVLLLVQPDMLGAGAVQAIRAFLLRGGHLALFIDPDPETLPPAQAVASAQASWHALRPLFAEWGVSFDPDRVVLDPTLARSVSPQAGAAPEPDPAVLGLGRAELSHDDVITAGLRSINVSTIGSFEQTEHARLRLVPLLQSSGDAGNVSVQRVLDTPDPQALLDNLRPARGRYVLAARLTGALAPGAQQADIVLVADTDLLSDRLWVQLLPFFGQTLTSPFANNGDFFLNVIDNLSGSSALISIRGRAVAARPFTRLRALRAEAEQAFRERRLALQQQLDAAEQRLLEIEQVRSAGGTSDRLHEAEYHAASEKRRDIRNELRRIERHLDTRILSLQWRIETLDIFLLPALIAVFGLLLMAWRRWRGSAAP; encoded by the coding sequence ATGCGCGTTGTTGCGTCCACGCGCGTCTTGCGCCTCGTGCTCGCGCTGCTGGCGCTGGCGGTGCTGTACGTGGCCGTGGTGCAGATCGGCACGCGTCTGCTGGACGGTGTGCAGATCGATCTCACCCAGGATCACATCTACACCCTGGCGCCGGGTACGCGCGACATCGCGCGATCGCCGCGCGAGCCGGTGCAACTGACACTGTATTTCTCGCGCCACTCCGCGCGCGATCTGCCGCAACTGCGTGCTTACGCGCAGCGTGTGCAGACGCTGCTGCGTGAGGTCGCGCGCGTTTCGCAGGGGCGCGTGCGCCTCGCTCTGGTCGACCCACGGCCTTATTCCGCGGCCGAGGATCGCGCGCTGGCCGCCGGCCTCAGCGCGCTGCCGGTGGGGCCGGAGGGGCAGCGCGTGATTTTCGGCCTGGTCGGCACCAATGCCACCACCGGCATCGCCGATATTCCATTCCTGCAGCCGGACAAGGAAGCGTTTCTCGAATACGACGTGGCGCGCCTGATCCATGAGCTGGTCACCCCGCAACGGCCTGTGGTCGGCCTGATCAGCGGCCTGCCGGTGGAAGGCGAACCGGCCACCGGCATGGAAGCGCCGGGGCTGCCGCCGTGGACGGCGTTTCAGCAGCTCGGGCAGTTGTTTCGCGTGCAGCCGCTGGATGGCCGCACGCTGACCGCGATTCCCGCCGATGTGCGCGTGCTGCTGCTGGTGCAGCCGGACATGCTCGGTGCCGGCGCGGTGCAGGCGATCCGCGCATTCCTGCTGCGCGGGGGGCACCTGGCTCTGTTCATCGATCCAGATCCGGAAACCCTGCCGCCGGCGCAGGCCGTGGCCAGCGCGCAGGCCAGCTGGCACGCATTGCGGCCCCTGTTTGCGGAATGGGGCGTGAGTTTCGATCCGGATCGCGTGGTGCTCGATCCGACCCTGGCGCGCAGCGTGTCGCCGCAAGCTGGCGCGGCGCCGGAACCCGATCCCGCGGTGCTCGGGCTGGGCCGCGCCGAGCTCAGCCACGACGACGTGATCACCGCCGGCCTGCGCAGCATCAATGTGTCGACCATCGGCAGCTTCGAGCAAACCGAACATGCGCGGCTGCGCCTGGTGCCGCTGCTGCAATCCAGTGGTGATGCCGGCAATGTCTCGGTGCAGCGCGTGCTGGACACGCCCGATCCGCAGGCGCTGCTGGACAATCTGCGCCCGGCGCGCGGCCGCTACGTGCTGGCCGCGCGCCTGACCGGTGCGCTGGCGCCGGGTGCGCAGCAGGCCGATATCGTGCTGGTCGCCGACACTGACCTGCTCAGCGACCGCTTGTGGGTACAGCTGCTGCCGTTCTTCGGCCAGACGCTGACCAGTCCGTTTGCCAACAATGGTGACTTTTTCCTCAACGTGATCGACAACCTCAGCGGTTCCAGCGCGCTGATCTCGATCCGCGGCCGCGCCGTGGCGGCACGCCCGTTCACGCGCCTGCGTGCGCTGCGCGCCGAGGCCGAGCAGGCATTCCGCGAACGCCGGCTGGCGCTGCAGCAGCAACTCGATGCCGCCGAGCAGCGTCTGCTGGAGATCGAGCAGGTGCGCAGTGCGGGTGGAACCAGCGACAGGCTGCACGAGGCCGAGTACCACGCCGCCAGTGAAAAGCGGCGCGACATCCGCAACGAATTGCGGCGCATCGAACGCCATCTCGATACGCGCATCCTGAGTTTGCAGTGGCGTATCGAGACGCTGGATATTTTCCTGCTGCCGGCGCTGATCGCCGTGTTCGGTCTGCTGTTGATGGCGTGGCGGCGCTGGCGCGGGAGCGCGGCGCCATGA
- a CDS encoding DUF4340 domain-containing protein — protein sequence MSWRALGVLFAVALLALLLDAFGPGRHAPPPSAGVAGQLLLPQMASDNARVTRIEVQPAHAPGVSLLRGTRGWWVQQLGAPADAELVQTWLTRLARARILAAKTRLPSRYALLDVADPGQPGAGLALQLSGSLAWPQVLIGRYDARQQGTFVRLRGHRQSLLVAGDLAPPSRAVDWMQHPLLSLPASAVLQIDLISPRGARFLLDRSLDGAPRVVTAPRGLRQPLARGALLLGIFDGLDYSGVYARVATPPQALRLRALLSDGSLLTLSAWRGRDGHALGNLSIQAPVGGLPPEAAAGLARTAARVQAHTWQLVPGIWSLLRDALDAKDTRPRTAPPLTMPPAASGRASVQAALRPPPTAAAWAALRGAP from the coding sequence ATGAGCTGGCGCGCGCTGGGTGTGCTGTTCGCGGTGGCGCTGTTGGCGCTGCTGCTGGATGCATTCGGCCCCGGTCGCCATGCTCCGCCGCCTTCTGCCGGTGTCGCCGGACAATTGTTGCTGCCGCAGATGGCCAGCGACAACGCACGCGTGACCCGCATCGAAGTGCAACCGGCGCACGCTCCCGGCGTGAGCCTGTTGCGCGGCACACGCGGCTGGTGGGTGCAGCAGCTCGGCGCGCCGGCCGATGCCGAGCTGGTGCAGACCTGGCTGACACGGCTGGCGCGTGCGCGCATCCTTGCGGCCAAGACGCGCCTGCCCTCGCGCTATGCATTGCTCGACGTGGCCGATCCCGGCCAGCCGGGCGCGGGTCTGGCATTGCAACTGTCCGGATCGCTGGCTTGGCCACAGGTATTGATCGGCCGCTACGACGCGCGCCAGCAGGGCACCTTCGTGCGCCTGCGCGGGCACCGGCAAAGCCTGCTGGTCGCGGGTGATCTCGCGCCGCCGAGCCGTGCGGTGGACTGGATGCAGCATCCGCTGCTGTCCCTGCCTGCCAGCGCGGTCTTGCAGATCGACCTGATCAGCCCGCGCGGCGCGCGTTTCCTGCTTGATCGCAGCCTCGACGGCGCGCCGCGCGTGGTGACGGCACCGCGCGGCCTGCGCCAGCCGCTGGCACGCGGCGCGTTGCTGCTGGGCATTTTCGACGGCCTGGATTACAGCGGCGTGTATGCGCGCGTCGCCACGCCGCCGCAGGCCTTGCGACTGCGCGCGCTGCTCAGCGACGGCAGCCTGCTGACGTTGAGTGCGTGGCGCGGCCGCGATGGTCATGCGCTGGGCAATCTCTCGATCCAGGCGCCGGTCGGTGGCCTGCCGCCCGAGGCTGCGGCAGGTTTGGCGCGCACCGCGGCGCGCGTACAGGCGCACACCTGGCAACTGGTGCCAGGCATCTGGTCGCTGTTGCGCGACGCACTGGATGCCAAAGACACGCGGCCGCGAACCGCGCCGCCGCTCACCATGCCGCCCGCGGCATCGGGCCGGGCGTCCGTGCAGGCGGCATTGCGACCACCACCCACAGCGGCTGCGTGGGCAGCCTTGCGAGGCGCACCATGA
- a CDS encoding DUF423 domain-containing protein gives MNAASHPSGAAHSRFEAWAVAVFGASAVALGALGAHALQGRLSAPLLAVWHIAVEYQFWHALALALVVLAVPAGRARQVARNALMLGMLLFCGSLYALALGAPRWIGLITPFGGVALILGWLALGAACLRRPG, from the coding sequence ATGAACGCAGCATCGCATCCATCTGGCGCGGCGCACAGCCGCTTCGAGGCCTGGGCCGTGGCGGTTTTCGGCGCCAGCGCGGTGGCACTTGGTGCGCTTGGCGCGCACGCGCTGCAGGGGCGTTTGTCGGCGCCGTTGCTGGCGGTGTGGCATATCGCGGTGGAGTACCAGTTCTGGCACGCGCTGGCGCTCGCGCTGGTGGTGCTGGCGGTGCCCGCCGGCCGTGCGCGGCAAGTGGCGCGCAACGCGCTGATGCTGGGCATGCTGTTGTTTTGCGGCAGCCTGTATGCGCTGGCGCTGGGTGCGCCACGCTGGATCGGGCTGATCACGCCGTTCGGTGGCGTGGCCCTGATCCTTGGCTGGTTGGCGCTCGGTGCAGCGTGTCTGCGCCGTCCAGGCTGA
- a CDS encoding DNA-3-methyladenine glycosylase family protein, whose translation MTTRTPRGFDLALAHAHLRRSDARLARWMHRIGPLEFDFNARFHTVDALARSVLHQQLSGKAAATITARVVALMPRAQISAAGLQALPDAALRGAGVSGNKLAALRDLGARAQAGAIPGAAALERMSDADIIAALTPVRGIGRWTVEMLLMFRLGRPDVLPLDDLGVRQGAALVDELEMAPNARALAARGACWAPYRSLAGFYLWRVVEHARRDHA comes from the coding sequence ATGACGACGCGCACGCCGCGTGGCTTTGATCTGGCACTCGCGCACGCGCATCTGCGTCGCAGCGACGCGCGCCTGGCGCGCTGGATGCACCGCATCGGGCCGCTCGAGTTCGATTTCAACGCGCGCTTCCATACCGTGGATGCGCTGGCGCGCTCGGTCCTGCACCAGCAGTTGTCCGGCAAGGCCGCAGCGACGATCACCGCGCGCGTGGTCGCGCTGATGCCGCGCGCGCAGATCAGCGCGGCGGGGCTGCAGGCACTGCCGGATGCCGCGCTGCGCGGCGCCGGAGTGTCCGGCAACAAACTGGCGGCGCTGCGTGATCTGGGTGCGCGTGCGCAGGCCGGCGCGATTCCCGGCGCGGCCGCACTGGAACGCATGAGCGATGCGGACATCATCGCCGCGTTGACGCCGGTGCGCGGCATCGGCCGCTGGACCGTGGAGATGCTGCTGATGTTCCGCCTCGGGCGTCCGGATGTGCTGCCGCTGGATGATCTGGGCGTGCGTCAGGGTGCGGCGCTGGTCGATGAACTCGAGATGGCGCCCAATGCGCGCGCGCTGGCCGCGCGCGGGGCCTGCTGGGCGCCGTACCGCAGCCTGGCCGGTTTTTATCTGTGGCGCGTGGTCGAGCACGCACGCCGCGATCACGCGTGA